A window of Pseudomonadota bacterium contains these coding sequences:
- the tenA gene encoding thiaminase II, producing the protein MPVIDRPSFFHRLKETCPDIWKAYTRHPFVAGLGDGTLPEASFRYYLKQDYIFLIHFSRAHALAAYKADRIEDIRDAAAAVSALADYEMKLHIDYCNKWGITETALANTKEAPANLAYTRFVLERGMVGDLLDLQVVLAPCIVGYAEIGSWLVEGPLTKRRNNPYNQWIDMYSGKEYQAIGQAAIKKLDNLAVRYGGNSRFDALAENFQIATKLEIEFWQMGLTGGL; encoded by the coding sequence ATGCCAGTGATTGACCGCCCTTCCTTTTTTCATCGATTAAAAGAAACTTGTCCGGATATATGGAAGGCATACACCCGTCACCCATTCGTAGCGGGGTTAGGTGATGGAACTCTCCCAGAGGCATCTTTTCGTTACTATCTCAAACAGGATTATATTTTTCTCATACATTTTTCCCGAGCTCATGCACTTGCGGCTTATAAAGCCGACCGAATTGAAGATATACGAGATGCGGCAGCTGCAGTGAGCGCGCTTGCCGATTATGAAATGAAATTGCACATCGACTACTGTAATAAATGGGGAATAACTGAGACAGCATTAGCAAATACGAAAGAGGCCCCAGCTAACTTAGCCTACACGCGTTTCGTGCTTGAGAGAGGCATGGTCGGGGACTTGTTAGATTTACAAGTGGTTTTAGCGCCGTGCATAGTAGGATATGCAGAAATAGGTTCTTGGCTTGTAGAGGGCCCGTTAACTAAGCGTCGCAATAACCCCTATAATCAGTGGATTGATATGTATTCAGGCAAGGAATACCAAGCGATTGGACAGGCAGCAATAAAGAAACTTGACAATTTAGCGGTGCGTTATGGTGGTAACAGCAGATTTGATGCTCTTGCTGAAAATTTTCAAATAGCAACTAAACTTGAAATTGAGTTCTGGCAGATGGGGTTAACTGGCGGCTTATGA
- a CDS encoding outer membrane beta-barrel protein — protein sequence MTKLRIAVKYFLSSLVGGLLACILGLFPVAEASVGENYSANANVSVTQLRSGEHANFSRVVLDTTDQVNVKYDTSPDGKTIAIVIPKVKWKARNTYTYLRSKNIDRIEFVPAAGGGGSLLIEGKRQLGLRWIRGLKPSGKYGHRLAFDVVPKKSRMLPSKAIVIRNTVRGMKGQVVQSVLSKVPTSVNKVASGHITSQTPQKFPTSIRTKAMAGNIGSARMDPYIALKSGSFFASDGSLDLDDPAASHNVETDAPLTSGVFSGALGISWASYGLPVRNEFEFTYRMKADTDITTTNRTSGVAQAGTAEISSVNFMLNSFYDFPIQSKFSPFIGLGLGVSQNELEVSTTLNGVSQTYESDASIGFAYSLMAGTGYRVSPRWLVDFAYRYIDSGSLRTALGSGGNTNRRFDRGGLRSHDIMLGLRYGI from the coding sequence TTGACTAAACTGCGCATCGCAGTGAAATATTTTTTAAGCAGTCTGGTCGGTGGCTTGCTAGCGTGTATTTTGGGGTTATTTCCAGTTGCGGAAGCTTCCGTTGGTGAAAACTACTCCGCCAATGCGAATGTTAGCGTCACTCAACTTCGAAGTGGCGAGCATGCGAATTTTTCACGCGTTGTTCTCGATACTACTGATCAAGTAAATGTAAAGTATGATACAAGTCCAGATGGAAAAACTATTGCTATTGTAATTCCAAAAGTTAAGTGGAAGGCCCGTAATACTTACACATACTTGAGGAGCAAAAATATTGACAGAATAGAATTCGTTCCTGCTGCGGGAGGTGGCGGGTCTTTGTTAATAGAAGGAAAAAGACAACTCGGCTTACGTTGGATTAGAGGATTGAAGCCGAGTGGTAAATATGGGCATCGGCTAGCATTTGACGTTGTGCCAAAAAAATCAAGAATGCTGCCATCGAAAGCAATCGTTATTCGTAATACGGTCCGCGGTATGAAAGGCCAGGTAGTTCAATCAGTTTTGTCTAAGGTGCCGACATCGGTAAACAAGGTTGCATCCGGCCATATTACATCTCAAACACCTCAGAAGTTTCCTACATCAATACGTACCAAGGCAATGGCAGGTAACATTGGCTCTGCGCGCATGGACCCCTACATTGCGCTTAAAAGTGGGTCTTTCTTTGCCAGTGACGGTTCGTTAGATCTCGATGACCCAGCGGCGTCCCATAATGTCGAAACAGATGCACCGCTTACTTCTGGTGTGTTTAGTGGTGCTTTAGGAATTAGTTGGGCGTCATATGGGTTGCCTGTAAGGAATGAGTTCGAGTTCACCTATAGAATGAAGGCTGACACCGACATAACTACAACAAATCGAACCAGTGGGGTTGCACAGGCGGGAACGGCCGAAATCAGCAGCGTAAACTTTATGCTAAATAGTTTTTACGATTTTCCAATACAATCAAAGTTCTCTCCATTTATAGGCCTGGGTTTGGGAGTTTCTCAAAATGAGCTTGAAGTGAGCACAACGCTTAACGGCGTCTCACAAACGTATGAGTCAGATGCGTCAATAGGTTTTGCCTATTCATTGATGGCAGGGACAGGCTACAGAGTATCTCCGCGTTGGCTTGTAGACTTCGCCTATCGGTACATCGATTCAGGAAGTTTGCGCACGGCTCTTGGTTCCGGCGGAAATACGAATCGTCGTTTCGACCGCGGCGGTCTTCGGAGTCATGATATAATGTTAGGTCTTCGGTATGGAATTTAG
- a CDS encoding 2Fe-2S iron-sulfur cluster-binding protein — MAKIVFLSAEGDAQEVDAPEGCSVLDIAHRNGIDMEGACEGQMACSTCHVIVDPAWISKLPAPCEEEEGLLDLVTGLTQTSRLGCQLRMIEALNGLTLQLPHRKSNLIFED, encoded by the coding sequence ATGGCCAAAATAGTATTTCTCAGTGCTGAAGGCGACGCTCAGGAAGTGGATGCGCCAGAGGGGTGTTCGGTATTAGATATAGCGCATCGTAATGGTATAGACATGGAAGGAGCTTGCGAAGGGCAGATGGCTTGTTCTACTTGCCATGTGATTGTTGACCCGGCGTGGATTTCAAAATTACCAGCACCCTGTGAGGAGGAAGAAGGGTTGCTTGATTTGGTTACAGGCCTTACCCAAACTTCCCGACTCGGATGCCAACTTAGAATGATTGAGGCATTAAATGGTCTCACCCTGCAATTACCACACCGAAAGAGTAATTTAATTTTTGAAGACTAG
- a CDS encoding aminotransferase class V-fold PLP-dependent enzyme → MTTDEPVYLDYQATTPVDPRVRDVMLPWFHEMFGNPHSSDHAYGWVAEQAVEDARAHIAKLIGAKPNEITFTSGATEANNLAVKGTARAISSGRNHVVTCATEHKCVLESCARLEREGFTVTYLPVEKSGLLDLDLLENALSERTALVSIMMVNNEIGVIQPVTEIASLCARVGALFHTDAAQAVAKIPIDVNVMGIDLLSISAHKLYGPMGIGALYVRQKPKIKIEPLLDGGGQERGLRSGTVPAPLAIGFGEACRLGSENISEEADRIRHLRDQFLAQIFDSLNDVKLNGDLERRIPGNLNLSFLDIDAQDLMMRLPSIALSSGSACTTSSVASSHVLQSIGVEKRLLHNAIRIGFGRFTVEKEVIFAAEEIIQAVLSLRNITQTYEKNYNGQNSISQC, encoded by the coding sequence ATGACAACAGATGAACCTGTTTACCTTGATTATCAAGCGACAACGCCAGTGGACCCTCGCGTTCGCGATGTTATGTTGCCATGGTTTCACGAGATGTTTGGCAATCCGCATTCCAGTGATCACGCTTATGGTTGGGTAGCTGAACAGGCAGTTGAGGACGCACGAGCTCATATAGCTAAACTGATAGGCGCTAAGCCGAATGAGATAACCTTCACGTCTGGCGCAACGGAGGCCAACAATTTAGCGGTGAAAGGGACTGCACGGGCGATTTCATCTGGCCGTAATCATGTCGTCACCTGTGCAACTGAACACAAATGTGTGCTGGAGAGTTGCGCTCGGTTGGAACGAGAGGGGTTCACCGTTACTTACCTTCCAGTTGAAAAGAGCGGCTTGCTTGATCTTGACCTTTTGGAAAATGCATTGAGTGAGCGCACCGCACTTGTTTCGATTATGATGGTCAATAATGAAATAGGAGTGATTCAGCCCGTAACGGAAATAGCAAGTCTGTGCGCGAGGGTCGGTGCGTTGTTTCACACTGATGCTGCGCAAGCTGTTGCAAAAATACCCATTGACGTTAACGTGATGGGAATAGACTTGCTCAGTATTAGCGCTCACAAACTCTATGGACCAATGGGTATTGGGGCATTGTACGTTCGTCAGAAGCCAAAGATCAAAATTGAACCATTATTAGATGGTGGTGGACAGGAACGTGGATTGCGCTCTGGTACCGTCCCTGCACCGCTTGCCATAGGTTTTGGGGAGGCATGTCGTTTAGGTTCGGAAAACATTTCTGAAGAAGCTGACCGAATTAGGCACTTAAGGGACCAATTTTTAGCGCAAATTTTCGATAGTTTAAATGATGTAAAATTAAACGGGGACCTCGAAAGACGCATTCCTGGAAATCTAAATTTATCATTTCTAGACATAGACGCACAGGATTTAATGATGCGTTTGCCGAGTATAGCACTGTCCTCGGGATCAGCCTGCACTACGTCCTCAGTAGCGTCATCCCATGTTTTGCAGTCGATCGGTGTTGAGAAGCGTCTATTGCACAATGCTATTCGCATTGGATTTGGCAGGTTCACAGTTGAAAAAGAAGTGATTTTTGCTGCTGAAGAAATTATTCAGGCGGTGCTATCTCTGAGAAATATTACTCAGACTTATGAGAAAAATTATAATGGCCAAAATAGTATTTCTCAGTGCTGA
- a CDS encoding cysteine desulfurase family protein has product MIYLDHNATTPMRPAVKRCVIEALDISGNPSSIHSSGRRARAMVEKARGQIASSFGVTHENIIFTSGATEANTLALAGSKCRRVFVSGVEHHSVLEAVGHVEKIAVDQDGLVSPECLETLLRRNGNSVLVSVMLANNETGVIQPIAELAGIAHDYGALFHCDAVQAPGRIPLKMNELDVDMMTLSAHKIGGPKGVGALILAPGIEIASTMNGGGQERGRRGGTENVPAIAGFGAAVMHVNEMLNKAGHIAKLRNGMEQAILEQAPEVVIHGHKTPRLVNTSLFGVDGVSAETQVIALDLSGIAISSGSACSSGKVGPSHVLRAMGLSESMSASSIRVSIGFETKEEEMARFVDAWVSSLKMIKRQVDAA; this is encoded by the coding sequence ATGATTTATCTTGATCACAACGCAACAACACCAATGAGGCCTGCGGTAAAACGTTGTGTCATCGAAGCTTTGGACATTTCAGGCAACCCATCATCTATTCACAGCAGTGGAAGACGTGCTCGCGCTATGGTAGAGAAAGCACGTGGTCAAATCGCCAGTTCATTTGGCGTAACGCATGAAAATATTATCTTCACTAGCGGTGCCACCGAAGCAAACACATTAGCGTTAGCTGGCAGTAAATGTAGGCGGGTTTTCGTCTCAGGCGTCGAACATCATTCGGTTCTTGAGGCTGTGGGTCATGTGGAAAAAATTGCTGTTGACCAGGATGGTCTTGTTAGTCCGGAGTGTCTCGAGACTCTTTTGCGACGTAACGGGAATTCTGTGCTGGTTTCGGTTATGCTGGCCAATAATGAGACCGGTGTTATTCAGCCTATTGCTGAGTTAGCGGGTATTGCGCACGATTATGGAGCATTGTTTCATTGTGACGCCGTTCAAGCACCTGGCCGAATTCCGCTAAAGATGAACGAGTTAGACGTAGATATGATGACGCTGTCTGCGCACAAAATAGGTGGGCCCAAAGGTGTCGGTGCGTTGATTCTAGCCCCTGGGATCGAGATTGCATCAACAATGAATGGCGGCGGTCAAGAGCGGGGGCGCCGTGGCGGCACCGAAAACGTCCCGGCCATCGCTGGTTTTGGTGCAGCGGTAATGCATGTAAACGAGATGCTGAATAAGGCAGGCCATATTGCCAAGCTTCGGAATGGAATGGAGCAGGCCATCCTTGAACAGGCACCGGAAGTTGTAATCCACGGACACAAAACACCCCGTTTGGTGAATACGAGTTTATTTGGGGTTGACGGAGTATCGGCAGAAACTCAGGTAATAGCCCTCGACCTTTCAGGGATTGCTATTAGCTCTGGCTCTGCTTGTTCATCTGGAAAGGTGGGCCCTAGCCACGTTCTGAGAGCGATGGGATTATCTGAAAGTATGTCAGCGTCATCTATAAGGGTAAGTATTGGCTTTGAAACAAAAGAAGAGGAAATGGCGCGTTTCGTAGATGCCTGGGTGTCGAGTTTAAAAATGATTAAACGGCAAGTTGATGCTGCTTGA
- the cysE gene encoding serine O-acetyltransferase — protein sequence MFKVIRDEIDAMMQRDPAARSRAEVFFCYSGFHAVVLHRFAHLAWQRDFWFLARLISQFGRFLTGIEIHPGASIGKRLFIDHGMGVVIGETAELGDDVTIYQAVTLGGIAPSINSESQRERNRHPTLGDGVIVGSGAQILGPINVSAGARIGANAVVTQDVPAAITVVGIPARVVEHKDIDVAEVFRPYGTPLGELPDPLVRSLEGLVEHVANLQARIDLLEEALEKKIKKNK from the coding sequence ATGTTCAAAGTTATTCGTGATGAAATTGATGCCATGATGCAGCGCGATCCTGCGGCTCGCTCGCGTGCTGAGGTTTTTTTCTGTTATTCTGGGTTCCACGCCGTGGTTTTACATCGTTTCGCTCACCTTGCATGGCAGCGGGATTTTTGGTTTTTAGCGCGGTTAATATCCCAATTTGGAAGATTTTTGACGGGAATAGAAATTCATCCGGGTGCTTCAATAGGCAAGCGCTTATTTATTGATCACGGCATGGGCGTAGTGATTGGTGAGACAGCGGAACTTGGTGATGATGTAACAATTTATCAGGCTGTAACCTTAGGAGGAATTGCTCCATCGATTAACTCAGAAAGTCAGCGCGAAAGGAACCGTCACCCAACACTGGGCGATGGGGTTATTGTTGGTTCAGGTGCTCAAATTTTGGGTCCGATAAATGTCTCGGCCGGAGCGCGCATTGGTGCAAATGCTGTCGTTACGCAAGATGTGCCCGCAGCAATTACAGTTGTAGGAATTCCGGCTCGGGTTGTGGAACACAAAGATATTGATGTTGCAGAGGTTTTTCGGCCTTATGGCACACCACTCGGCGAGCTTCCCGATCCACTAGTGCGATCGTTAGAGGGATTAGTTGAGCATGTTGCAAACTTACAGGCGCGAATTGATTTGCTAGAGGAAGCTCTGGAAAAAAAGATAAAAAAAAATAAATGA
- a CDS encoding alpha/beta hydrolase: MPEVIINGPEGRIEGRYRHNNNAAAPIALFLHPHPQHGGTMNNKVIYTLYYMFVRRGFSCLRFNFRGVGRSQGTFSRGEGELSDAAAALDWLQEYNENAGQCWIAGFSFGAWIGMQLLMRRPEIAGFISIAPPANMYDFSFLAPCPSSGIMVTGSKDDIVPPDSVEKLVEKLRQQRGIRIDHTTIPGANHFFTNKMEQLEKEVASYVDERLLSGTDD, from the coding sequence ATGCCCGAAGTTATTATAAATGGACCTGAAGGTCGTATCGAGGGGCGTTATCGCCACAACAACAATGCAGCCGCTCCTATCGCGCTTTTCTTGCACCCTCACCCGCAACATGGCGGCACAATGAACAATAAAGTTATCTATACATTGTACTATATGTTCGTGCGTCGTGGCTTCTCTTGTCTTCGTTTTAATTTTCGCGGCGTGGGACGATCACAAGGAACATTCTCCCGCGGCGAGGGGGAACTCTCTGATGCTGCAGCTGCCCTAGATTGGCTCCAAGAGTATAATGAGAATGCAGGTCAGTGTTGGATTGCCGGATTCTCCTTTGGTGCTTGGATCGGAATGCAGTTACTGATGCGTAGACCTGAAATAGCGGGATTCATTTCCATAGCTCCACCAGCCAATATGTACGACTTTAGCTTCCTTGCTCCCTGCCCCTCATCTGGAATTATGGTAACAGGCAGTAAAGATGACATAGTGCCGCCAGACTCGGTTGAAAAACTTGTTGAAAAATTGCGTCAACAACGGGGCATACGTATTGACCATACTACGATCCCAGGAGCTAATCATTTCTTTACAAATAAAATGGAACAGCTGGAAAAGGAAGTTGCAAGCTATGTTGATGAACGTCTTCTCAGTGGCACAGACGACTAA
- a CDS encoding anhydro-N-acetylmuramic acid kinase, with the protein MLVVGLMSGTSLDGIDVALIETDGERIEGHLGGMSLAYDCKFRDRLRACLGSTTHDPKIQSIETELTDLHANAVSLLLDGLGVKPKQVGLIGFHGHTICHQPEHRFTWQLGDGAQLANVTGIDVVCDFRSADVAAGGEGAPLAPAYHYALCKGIEKPLAILNLGGVANVTWLGDTGSILAFDTGPANALIDDWMHRKVGIAYDQDGRWAAQGISHTDFVTDWLNNEYFSRRPPKSLDRDFFNCDPIADLSLEDGAATLTEFTVKSVQLATQFFPRDPLRWLVTGGGRKNTTIMQFLNSTLELPCTRVESLGWNGDLLEAEAFAFLALRSKYKLPISWPSTTGVSTPLTGGRLFQGRR; encoded by the coding sequence ATGTTGGTAGTTGGACTCATGAGCGGCACGTCTCTAGACGGTATAGATGTCGCTTTAATCGAAACCGATGGAGAGCGGATAGAAGGTCACCTAGGTGGCATGTCACTGGCCTACGACTGTAAATTTCGAGATCGTTTGCGGGCATGTCTAGGTTCTACTACCCATGACCCCAAAATCCAGTCCATAGAAACTGAACTGACGGATCTCCATGCAAATGCAGTATCATTGCTTTTGGATGGGCTCGGTGTAAAGCCAAAACAAGTTGGTTTAATTGGCTTCCACGGTCATACCATATGTCATCAACCAGAGCACCGTTTCACATGGCAATTAGGGGATGGCGCTCAATTGGCCAATGTTACTGGCATAGACGTAGTGTGTGATTTTCGCAGTGCTGACGTGGCCGCAGGTGGGGAGGGGGCTCCTCTCGCTCCTGCTTATCATTATGCCTTGTGCAAAGGCATAGAAAAACCATTAGCCATTCTTAATCTTGGTGGCGTTGCTAATGTGACCTGGTTGGGTGACACCGGTAGCATTTTAGCTTTTGATACTGGGCCTGCTAATGCTCTCATTGATGACTGGATGCATAGGAAAGTTGGCATTGCATATGACCAAGATGGTCGGTGGGCAGCACAAGGTATCTCACACACTGATTTTGTTACCGATTGGCTGAATAACGAGTATTTTAGTCGAAGGCCTCCCAAATCACTAGACAGAGATTTTTTTAATTGTGATCCTATAGCGGATTTGTCATTAGAAGATGGCGCAGCAACTTTGACTGAATTCACGGTCAAGTCGGTTCAGCTTGCGACTCAATTTTTCCCAAGAGATCCGCTGAGGTGGCTGGTTACGGGTGGAGGACGAAAGAATACCACTATTATGCAATTTTTAAACTCAACTTTAGAGTTACCTTGTACTAGGGTGGAAAGCTTAGGATGGAATGGCGATCTGCTGGAGGCAGAAGCATTTGCTTTTTTAGCTTTAAGGTCGAAGTATAAACTGCCAATAAGCTGGCCTAGCACGACGGGTGTGTCCACACCTTTGACTGGCGGACGCCTGTTTCAGGGAAGACGATAG
- the tyrS gene encoding tyrosine--tRNA ligase, whose protein sequence is MAEFTSTFLKRAKSRGYISDCTNPSGLDALATNSSITGYIGFDATADSLHIGSLVPIMLLRLLQQTGHKPIVLVGGGTTKVGDPSGKDDSRKLLTEKDIQSNIDNIKGVFERFLSFGDNPTDAILVNNANWLDNLQYIPFLRDVGRHFSVNRMLGLDSVKLRLERKQPLSFLEFNYMIMQAYDFVELSRNHNCQLQMGGSDQWGNIVSGIELGRRLDGKELFGLTTHLITTASGSKMGKTAEGAIWLNKERLPPYEFWQFWRNTEDTDVARFMRLFTELPDTEIAEYEKLEGSDINEAKSVLATEATALCHGRAAAIAASESARRTFAEGGIGNDLPCISLKKEELIDGLPAFVLFTRAGLAKSNSEARRLIKSGGAKLNGKKISEELAQITTIDINQDGVIKLSAGKKRHALLLPR, encoded by the coding sequence ATGGCTGAATTTACATCTACATTTCTCAAACGTGCAAAATCACGGGGTTATATCAGTGACTGCACTAATCCTAGCGGGCTAGATGCTCTTGCTACAAACTCTTCAATTACTGGGTACATAGGCTTCGATGCAACCGCAGACTCACTTCACATTGGAAGCTTGGTGCCAATTATGTTACTGCGTCTTTTACAACAAACGGGCCACAAACCAATCGTGCTTGTTGGCGGTGGAACGACTAAAGTCGGTGACCCATCTGGCAAAGACGATAGCCGCAAATTACTTACTGAAAAGGATATTCAATCAAATATCGACAATATTAAAGGAGTTTTTGAGCGATTCCTCTCGTTTGGAGATAACCCAACGGACGCAATTCTGGTCAATAATGCAAACTGGTTGGATAATTTACAGTACATACCTTTTTTACGCGACGTTGGGCGCCATTTTTCAGTTAACAGGATGCTCGGCCTTGATTCTGTCAAGCTTAGACTCGAGCGTAAACAGCCACTAAGTTTCTTAGAGTTTAATTACATGATTATGCAAGCATATGATTTTGTGGAGTTGTCGAGAAATCATAATTGCCAGCTTCAAATGGGCGGCTCAGATCAATGGGGAAATATAGTAAGTGGCATAGAGCTCGGGCGGCGTCTTGACGGTAAAGAACTGTTTGGCCTAACAACCCATCTGATAACGACCGCAAGCGGCTCTAAAATGGGTAAAACTGCCGAGGGGGCTATTTGGCTCAACAAAGAACGTCTACCACCTTACGAATTTTGGCAATTCTGGCGAAATACCGAGGACACAGATGTAGCCCGCTTCATGCGGTTATTCACTGAATTACCGGACACCGAAATTGCCGAATATGAGAAACTCGAGGGTTCAGACATTAATGAAGCGAAGTCGGTTCTCGCAACTGAAGCAACGGCGCTATGCCACGGTCGCGCGGCAGCTATAGCAGCCTCTGAAAGTGCTCGTAGAACGTTTGCTGAAGGTGGAATAGGGAATGACCTTCCGTGTATTTCGCTTAAGAAAGAAGAATTAATAGATGGACTTCCAGCATTTGTACTTTTTACTAGGGCAGGTCTTGCAAAATCCAACAGTGAGGCACGAAGATTGATCAAAAGTGGCGGTGCAAAACTAAATGGTAAAAAGATCAGTGAAGAACTTGCTCAAATTACAACCATCGACATCAATCAAGACGGAGTAATAAAGCTCTCAGCGGGCAAAAAACGTCACGCCCTTCTATTACCAAGATAA